The genomic interval AGGTTTTGAGCCAGTTCCTGGTAGATTAGTTGGTAAAGCTTTTGAACGTTCGGTTGATGGATTTATTACGGGTCAAGTAATTTTTGTAGATGCATAAATAAAAACTACCGCCAACACCATATATAATTTATTGCTAAGTCCTCACCTATTTACGAAAGTTTGTGAGGGCTTTTTATTTAGTTATTATTTACTAAATTAGTTGCTTGATACACGCAACAAACCATAACACAACAACGTCAGCTTTAATACTGATTAAAATTTAAAACAAAAATTATGAACTCTTTTTTATTTATTGGAGCTTGGCAACTAATTATAATATTTATCGTCTTATTTCTTGGAATTTTACCAACAATAATTGCCCTTGTAGATATTTTAAAGAATGAGTTTAAAGGAAATAATAAAATCGTTTGGGTACTAGTTGTTTTATTTGCTAACTTTTTTGGTGCTATTTTATATTTCTTAATTGGTAGAGAACAAAAAATAATGATAGAGAAATCATAAATCAGGTTTAAGTAAGTTTACGGAAACGAAAACTGAAGTAAAAACGTGTAATCTCACTTCACTAACTAAGAAAAAAACATAATACTAAAATATTATTGTCTATTAATTAGGTATAAAGATTATAGATAAAAAACTATATTTGTTATCACTGATAGCGCTCGTTTGTAACGAGTACCAGAATGAAATAACCAGCAATACTTGTACTCGTTTGTAACGAGCAATAGCAAGTTAGACTTTACAGAAAATAAATGAATATTCTAGAAAACACATCCTTAAAAAATTATAACACGTTTGGCATTTCTGTTAATGCCAAACGTTTTATTTCTATTGATTCTGTATATCAATTACAACAACTTTTAAAAGTTGAAAAAGACCTTTTTTTAATTTCTGGAGGAAGCAATATGTTGCTGACAAAAGATATAGAAAAATTAGTGGTACACATAGATATTAAAGGTATTTCTATTGATAACGAAGATGAAAACGCTGCTTATATTACTGTAAATGCTGGCGAAAATTGGCATGATTTTGTATTCTGGTGTGTTTCTGAAAATTATGGGGGAATAGAAAACTTATCTTTGATTCCGGGGAATGTGGGCACTTGCCCTATTCAGAATATTGGAGCTTATGGTGTAGAAGTAAAAGACACTATTACAAAAGTAGAAGCACTAGATATTGAAACGGGTAAATTGATTCAGTTTTCTAATGAAGATTGTAATTTTGGATACAGGAATTCTATTTTTAAAAATGAAGTAAAAGGAAAATACATTATTACTTCGGTGAGTTTTAAGCTGACAAAAACCAACCATCATTTAAACTCTTCTTATGGCGCTATTAATACAGAGTTAACGACTAAGAACATTACAAAACCAACTTTAAAAGACATTTCTGAGGCTGTAATTTCCATTCGAAAATCCAAGCTTCCAGATCCTAAAGAAATAGGAAATAGCGGTAGTTTTTTTAAAAACCCTGTAATTGCTACCACTCAGTTTTTAGAATTACAAAAGGATTTCCCAACCATACCTAGTTATAAAATATCTGATACTGAAGTGAAAGTTCCTGCAGGTTGGTTAATAGAGCAAGCTGGTTTTAAAGGGAAACGTTTTGGTAATTACGGAGTGCATGAAAAACAGGCTTTGGTCTTGGTAAACTACGGCAATGCTACTGGGAACGAAATTTATCAGCTTGCTGAAAAAATAAAAGAAACCATCTTTAATAAATTCGGAATTCCTTTAGAAATTGAAGTGAATATTATTTAAAAAAACAGCGCTACTATATACTAATGATGTCTACCCTAAAAAGGATTTTTAACAATCTTCATTTATTTTAAATTCCCGCATTAGCGGAAATAAGAATCTTTAAAATAGAAATGAAGTTATTTTTAATCGGCTTTTAACTAATTAATTTTTGGGTAAAACAGCCATCTTTTAAGGTAATATTAAAGAAGTACTTGTCACCTTTTTTTTGAAAATTTATACGCTAATTAGCATTCTAATTTATACGATGAATTATTCAAATATTTTCAAGATGAAAACAAAACTTTTATTAAGTATTTTTTTAGGTTCTTTGATGCTCTCCTTTTCGGGGTTTGCTCAAAAGAAAAAGCAACCCAATGTTTTATTTATTGCTGTTGATGATTTAAGGGCAGAATTAGGAACCTATGGTTCTGAAGTGGTATTATCGCCTAATATAGATAAGTTGGCAAGTGTTGGTGTTCAATTTAATAAAGCGTACGTACAACAAGCCATTTGCGGACCTTCTCGTGCAAGTATTCTAACCGGTTCT from Polaribacter sejongensis carries:
- the murB gene encoding UDP-N-acetylmuramate dehydrogenase, which encodes MNILENTSLKNYNTFGISVNAKRFISIDSVYQLQQLLKVEKDLFLISGGSNMLLTKDIEKLVVHIDIKGISIDNEDENAAYITVNAGENWHDFVFWCVSENYGGIENLSLIPGNVGTCPIQNIGAYGVEVKDTITKVEALDIETGKLIQFSNEDCNFGYRNSIFKNEVKGKYIITSVSFKLTKTNHHLNSSYGAINTELTTKNITKPTLKDISEAVISIRKSKLPDPKEIGNSGSFFKNPVIATTQFLELQKDFPTIPSYKISDTEVKVPAGWLIEQAGFKGKRFGNYGVHEKQALVLVNYGNATGNEIYQLAEKIKETIFNKFGIPLEIEVNII
- a CDS encoding PLD nuclease N-terminal domain-containing protein, which translates into the protein MNSFLFIGAWQLIIIFIVLFLGILPTIIALVDILKNEFKGNNKIVWVLVVLFANFFGAILYFLIGREQKIMIEKS